In Mytilus edulis chromosome 6, xbMytEdul2.2, whole genome shotgun sequence, the following proteins share a genomic window:
- the LOC139529062 gene encoding uncharacterized protein, producing the protein MNIVGIMIVIHCVRGTLSLKTMIAQHGESCIFICPYKSTTKSVLWFGPRNLVSYTKNWQINTDIERQHRIRIVGNTSIGEFNLAINNLSRIDYGLYRCASIVNGRSVTSDFMLKILQKPTISNDQSRLQLSSEVGKITIVSLQGFAFPSPTSSWMSSSGGQLGTWAIAYTSGEFRATSTILPTRRSHINEYKALIRNTVGSFQILINLHVYEPKVTIEPRLSCNTSDDISLTCYINTNDSHLWENTWKHYQSNVLIRNYEGNNSSIVSVWKIRYCDYQDAGEYVCSWTYNQTEVTATSVVVVYGTPIISKQDNVRHDETRILSVEFFTSSLPIDVDWYINGKHMEDSYSSSLKIANVTLISYGKTFPTVGYRNDFVLPNSYERQRDISYRIKNQYDSVEGAFVDGNWNVRMNEKDSTGFKFTKATVSAVSLGRQSKGKLICCNIESLS; encoded by the exons ATGAACATTGTTGGAATTATGATTGTTATCCATTGTGTCCGAG GTACGCTCTCTTTGAAAACAATGATAGCACAGCATGGAGAATCTTGTATCTTTATATGTCCGTACAAGTCAACAACCAAATCAGTACTTTGGTTTGGTCCAAGAAATCTTGTCAGTTATACGAAGAATTGGCAAATCAATACAGACATAGAAAGACAACATAGAATTAGAATCGTTGGAAATACTTCCATAGGCGAATTTAACTTGGCAATCAATAACCTTAGTAGAATAGATTATGGATTGTATAGATGTGCCTCTATTGTAAATGGACGGTCAGTGACAAGTGATTTTATGCTAAAAATATTAC aaaaaccaACTATCTCTAATGACCAGAGTCGATTACAATTGTCATCAGAAGTCGGGAAAATAACGATTGTCTCACTTCAAGGTTTTGCCTTTCCTTCTCCAACTTCTTCATGGATGTCATCATCAGGTGGACAACTTGGTACATGGGCTATTGCTTATACCAGTGGAGAATTTAGGGCAACGTCTACAATTTTACCAACAAGAAGGAGTCACATAAATGAGTATAAAGCTCTTATTCGAAATACTGTGGgaagttttcaaattttgatcaATCTTCATGTGTATG AACCTAAAGTGACTATTGAACCAAGACTGTCTTGTAATACTTCGGATGACATCAGTCTTACGTGTTACATCAATACTAACGACTCTCACTTGTGGGAAAACACATGGAAGCATTATCAAAGCAATGTACTTATTCGTAACTATGAAGGGAATAACTCCTCGATAGTTTCAGTATGGAAAATCAGATATTGTGATTACCAGGATGCTGGGGAGTATGTTTGTTCTTGGACATATAATCAGACGGAAGTTACAGCGACATCAGTTGTGGTTGTTTATG GTACACCCATTATATCAAAACAGGACAATGTAAGACACGACGAAACGAGGATATTATCCGTTGAATTTTTCACTAGTTCCCTACCAATTGATGTGGATTGGTATATCAATGGTAAACATATGGAAGACAGTTATTCATCATCTTTAAAAATTGCAAACGTGACATTGATAAGTTATGGGAAAACATTTCCCACTGTTGGCTACCGAAATGATTTCGTGTTGCCCAATTCATATGAAAGACAAAGGGATATTAGCTATAGAATTAAGAACCAATACGATAGTGTTGAGGGTGCTTTCGTTGATGGCAATTGGAATGTACGAATGAACGAAAAAGATTCAACAGGCTTCAAATTTACAAAAGCAACAGTATCAGCAGTCTCATTGGGCAGACAATCCAAAGGTAAACTTATATGTTGCAATATCGAAAGTTTaagttaa